The following coding sequences are from one Triticum aestivum cultivar Chinese Spring chromosome 5A, IWGSC CS RefSeq v2.1, whole genome shotgun sequence window:
- the LOC123104542 gene encoding 7-deoxyloganetin glucosyltransferase — protein MSTLQAAAGVEKRHAVFFPFPAQGHVKPALQLAKLLHRCHGFQVTFVHTEHNRRRLLRSRGPGALAGVPGFRFAAVPDGLPESDADAAQDMSALLSTTEALAPHFRSLVSGLPSPVSCVVSDIEHILYAAKDMGLQCVTFWITSACSFMMYQLCQRLVDMGIVPLREAGQLRNGCMDSTVLDWVPGMPKGICLKDFPDFVLTADPDDAMLKVALRSMACHRTTPSAVIFHTFDEIDREAIATMSTFLPKIYAVGPLPLLLGQASGTGGVGDTLESNLSRENHACLEWLNGRRPNSVVYVSFGSIATLTSEQLVELAWGLANSKQDFLWVMRDDQVNNGGDPAAVLPPEFLEETKARRYVTRWCPQEAVLQHEATGAFLTHCGWNSVLESVCAGVPMLCWPFGADQYTNARYACSEWRVGLEIGGDVKRDEVEAAIREVMGEGEKGKEIRRMLNEWKEKAIVAAQPSGSSWVNLEKVVNEVLTVPPAKGDTEI, from the exons ATGTCGACATTGCAGGCAGCTGCTGGGGTGGAGAAGCGTCACGCCGTGTTCTTCCCATTCCCGGCGCAGGGCCATGTCAAGCCGGCGCTCCAGCTAGCCAAGCTCCTCCACCGTTGCCACGGCTTCCAGGTAACGTTCGTCCACACCGAGCACAACCGCCGACGCCTCCTCCGCTCGCGCGGCCCCGGCGCGCTTGCGGGGGTCCCCGGGTTCCGCTTCGCCGCCGTCCCGGACGGCCTACCCGAATCCGATGCCGACGCGGCGCAGGACATGTCTGCCCTGCTGTCCACCACGGAGGCCCTGGCCCCGCACTTCAGGAGCCTCGTCTCCGGCCTCCCGTCGCCCGTGTCCTGCGTCGTCTCCGACATCGAGCACATCCTCTACGCGGCCAAGGACATGGGTCTTCAATGTGTCACCTTCTGGATCACGAGCGCGTGCTCCTTCATGATGTACCAGCTATGCCAGAGGCTCGTCGACATGGGCATTGTTCCCCTCAGAG AGGCCGGGCAGCTAAGGAATGGATGCATGGACAGCACGGTCCTGGACTGGGTGCCGGGAATGCCCAAAGGCATTTGCCTGAAAGACTTCCCGGACTTCGTCCTCACCGCGGACCCCGACGACGCCATGCTCAAAGTCGCCCTGCGCTCAATGGCGTGCCACAGGACTACCCCGTCCGCCGTCATCTTCCACACCTTCGACGAGATCGACCGCGAGGCCATCGCAACCATGTCCACCTTCCTGCCAAAAATCTACGCCGTCGGGCCATTGCCGCTCCTCCTCGGTCAAGCCTCCGGCACTGGCGGCGTGGGTGACACGCTGGAATCAAACCTGTCCAGGGAGAACCACGCCTGCCTAGAGTGGCTGAATGGCCGGCGGCCGAACTCGGTGGTGTACGTGAGCTTCGGGAGCATAGCAACGCTGACGAGCGAGCAGCTTGTGGAGCTCGCGTGGGGTTTGGCTAACAGTAAGCAGGACTTCCTGTGGGTGATGAGAGACGATCAAGTGAATAATGGCGGCGACCCCGCTGCTGTgttgccgccggagttcttggaggaGACGAAGGCGAGGAGGTACGTGACGAGATGGTGCCCGCAAGAAGCGGTGCTACAGCACGAGGCGACGGGCGCGTTCCTGacgcactgcgggtggaactcgGTTCTGGAGAGCGTCTGCGCCGGGGTGCCGATGCTATGCTGGCCCTTCGGCGCCGACCAGTACACCAACGCGAGGTACGCTTGCTCTGAGTGGCGCGTCGGCTTGGAGATCGGCGGCGATGTCAAGAGAGACGAGGTGGAGGCAGCCATTAGGGAGGTGATGGGAGAAGGGGAGAAAGGAAAAGAGATAAGGAGAATGCTCAATGAATGGAAGG